The Streptomyces sp. NBC_00344 genome includes a window with the following:
- a CDS encoding nuclear transport factor 2 family protein produces the protein MPDIPVELEGREPIRAWGRRVPDVVDFLVQNTHPGLIRLDGDTASGRAYMSEVGRARDGRGGLNYAIYHDRYQRTDDGWKFAERVYEVRYEDTSPLAGSPPCQAGDA, from the coding sequence ATGCCCGACATCCCCGTCGAGCTCGAGGGGCGGGAGCCGATCCGCGCCTGGGGCAGGCGGGTGCCGGACGTCGTGGACTTCCTTGTGCAGAACACGCACCCGGGCCTGATCCGGCTCGACGGTGACACCGCGTCAGGCCGCGCGTACATGTCAGAGGTCGGGCGTGCCCGCGACGGCCGCGGAGGCCTGAACTACGCCATCTACCATGACCGCTACCAGCGCACGGACGACGGCTGGAAGTTCGCCGAGCGCGTGTACGAGGTCCGGTACGAAGACACCTCGCCGCTGGCCGGCTCACCGCCCTGCCAGGCTGGGGATGCATGA
- a CDS encoding glycoside hydrolase family 15 protein, with protein MAYQAPEDSRDTATDYLPIAEHGLIGDLRTAALIGTDGRIDWFCAPRFDSPSVFGSLLDSRRGGHWRISPDCRAAARQQFYFPDTNILITRMLTEDGIVEIQDFMPLVEEHHEQHQQCLVRRVVGIRGRMRIDVEIAPRLDYGRDAHRTTVSGRGVRFDGATLSVTVDSSVELRVDGDDARGRFTVDEGQTELFLLRTEEPGSAAADDREPVDTESVEALFRSTITFWRAWLKQSTYTGRWREMVHRSALTLKLLTHEPTGAIVAAPTLGLPEQLGGERNWDYRYVWIRDAAFSLYALLRLGFTGEAKAFIQWLAACLHNAADGSHGPLHVLYSIDGDAYLPEQTLDHFEGYRGSRPVRVGNDAANQLQMDIYGELIDSIYLFNKYSVGISHDSWMDLCTIVDWLLEHWDTADESIWETRAGKQHHTYSRLMCWVAVERMIRMARQRGLPGDLVRWESVRNEIYRQIIERGWNDEAKTFVQQLGNGRSPRAVVDASLLLMPMVKFCSPDDPRFRSTMDAIAGQLVMDSLVYRYDPKMAPDGLTGEEGTFSICSFWWVEALTRTGQIERARLALEKTFTYANHLGLYAEQIGMTGEHLGNFPQAFTHLALISAATNLDHAMG; from the coding sequence ATGGCCTACCAGGCGCCGGAAGACTCACGGGACACCGCTACCGACTATCTGCCGATCGCCGAACACGGGCTGATAGGCGATCTCCGTACTGCGGCGCTGATCGGCACGGACGGCAGAATCGACTGGTTCTGCGCTCCGCGGTTCGACTCCCCCAGCGTTTTCGGCTCGCTCCTCGACTCCCGTCGTGGCGGGCACTGGCGGATCAGTCCGGACTGCCGGGCCGCGGCCCGGCAGCAGTTCTACTTCCCCGACACCAACATCCTGATCACCCGGATGCTCACCGAGGACGGGATCGTGGAGATCCAGGACTTCATGCCGCTGGTCGAGGAACACCATGAGCAGCACCAGCAGTGTCTGGTGCGGCGGGTCGTAGGAATCCGCGGCCGTATGCGCATCGATGTCGAGATCGCTCCGCGTCTCGACTACGGCCGCGACGCCCACCGGACCACCGTCTCCGGGCGAGGGGTGCGCTTCGACGGCGCGACACTGAGCGTCACCGTCGACAGCTCGGTCGAACTGCGCGTCGACGGTGACGACGCCCGCGGCCGTTTCACCGTGGACGAAGGACAGACGGAACTCTTCCTGCTGCGTACCGAAGAACCGGGCAGCGCCGCAGCCGACGACCGGGAACCGGTGGACACGGAGAGTGTGGAGGCGCTGTTCCGGTCCACCATCACGTTCTGGCGCGCCTGGCTGAAGCAGTCCACGTACACCGGGCGGTGGCGGGAGATGGTGCACCGTTCCGCCCTGACGCTCAAGCTGCTCACCCACGAGCCCACCGGCGCCATCGTGGCCGCCCCCACACTGGGGCTGCCGGAGCAGCTGGGAGGCGAACGCAACTGGGACTACCGGTACGTGTGGATCCGCGATGCCGCGTTCTCCTTGTACGCGCTGCTGCGGCTGGGCTTCACAGGGGAGGCGAAGGCCTTCATCCAATGGCTGGCCGCGTGTCTGCACAACGCGGCGGACGGGAGCCACGGACCGCTCCACGTCTTGTACTCCATCGACGGAGATGCGTATCTGCCCGAGCAGACCCTCGACCACTTCGAGGGCTATCGCGGCTCACGCCCGGTCCGGGTGGGGAACGATGCGGCGAACCAGTTGCAGATGGACATCTACGGCGAACTCATCGACTCCATCTATCTGTTCAACAAGTACAGCGTCGGGATCTCGCACGACAGCTGGATGGACCTGTGCACCATCGTGGACTGGCTGCTGGAGCACTGGGACACCGCCGACGAGAGCATCTGGGAGACCCGGGCCGGCAAGCAGCACCACACCTACTCACGGCTGATGTGCTGGGTCGCGGTCGAGCGCATGATCAGAATGGCCCGGCAGCGAGGGCTTCCGGGGGATCTGGTGCGGTGGGAGTCCGTCCGCAACGAGATCTACCGGCAGATCATCGAACGCGGCTGGAACGACGAGGCCAAGACCTTCGTCCAGCAGCTCGGTAACGGCAGGAGCCCGCGGGCCGTCGTGGACGCCTCGCTGCTGCTCATGCCGATGGTCAAGTTCTGCTCCCCCGATGATCCGCGCTTCCGCTCCACCATGGACGCCATCGCCGGTCAGCTGGTGATGGACAGTCTGGTCTACCGTTACGACCCCAAGATGGCGCCCGACGGCCTCACCGGGGAGGAGGGCACGTTCTCCATCTGTTCCTTCTGGTGGGTCGAAGCCCTGACGCGAACCGGCCAGATCGAACGGGCGAGGCTCGCTCTGGAGAAGACGTTCACCTACGCCAACCACCTCGGCCTGTACGCCGAACAGATCGGCATGACCGGCGAGCATCTCGGAAACTTCCCCCAGGCGTTCACTCATCTCGCGCTCATCAGCGCCGCAACCAACCTGGACCACGCGATGGGCTGA
- a CDS encoding DUF6480 family protein: MDKVRTPPGETPPAEGCIAEAHEERPDGGMWEHPRFWAALILCGALLFAAFFVARIFSA, translated from the coding sequence ATGGACAAGGTCAGGACACCACCCGGAGAGACACCTCCCGCGGAGGGGTGCATAGCGGAAGCGCACGAAGAGCGTCCGGACGGCGGTATGTGGGAGCACCCCCGCTTCTGGGCAGCCCTCATTCTGTGCGGTGCGCTTCTTTTCGCCGCGTTCTTCGTCGCGCGCATCTTCTCTGCCTGA